The proteins below come from a single Mycolicibacterium sp. TY81 genomic window:
- a CDS encoding acetyl-CoA C-acetyltransferase, with protein sequence MSEEAFIYEAIRTPRGKQRNGALNEVKPVNLIVGLIDEMRRRNPDLDENLISDVIMGVVSPVGDQGGDIARTAALVAKLPETTGGFQLNRFCASGLEAVNLAAQKVRSGWDDLVYAGGVESMSRVPMGSDGGAWAGDPETNYRIGFVPQGIGADLIATIEGFSREDVDAYAVRSQEKAAAAWSGGYFAKSVIPVKDQNGLTILDHDEHMRPGTTLESLGKLNSAFAGLGAMGGFDDVALQKYHYVEKIDHVHHGGNSSGIVDGAALVLIGSEAAGKSQGLTPRARIVATATSGADPVIMLTGPTPATKKVLDRAGLTVDDIDLFEINEAFASVVLKFQKDLNIPDEKLNVNGGAIAMGHPLGATGAMITGTMVDELERRGAKRALVTLCIGGGMGVATIIERV encoded by the coding sequence ATGTCCGAAGAAGCCTTCATCTATGAGGCCATTCGCACGCCCCGTGGCAAGCAGCGCAACGGTGCACTGAACGAGGTCAAGCCGGTCAACCTGATCGTCGGCCTGATCGACGAAATGCGTCGTCGCAATCCCGATCTGGACGAGAACCTGATCAGCGACGTCATCATGGGCGTCGTCTCGCCCGTCGGTGACCAGGGCGGCGACATCGCCCGCACCGCCGCGCTCGTGGCCAAGCTGCCCGAGACCACCGGTGGTTTCCAGCTCAACCGTTTCTGCGCTTCCGGCCTGGAGGCCGTGAACCTGGCCGCCCAGAAGGTCCGTTCCGGCTGGGACGACCTGGTGTACGCCGGTGGTGTCGAGTCCATGAGCCGCGTCCCGATGGGTTCGGACGGCGGCGCGTGGGCCGGTGACCCCGAGACCAACTACCGCATCGGCTTCGTCCCGCAGGGCATCGGCGCCGACCTGATCGCCACCATCGAGGGCTTCTCGCGCGAGGACGTCGACGCCTACGCCGTGCGCTCGCAGGAGAAGGCCGCCGCAGCGTGGTCGGGCGGCTACTTCGCCAAGTCGGTCATCCCGGTCAAGGACCAGAACGGCCTGACCATCCTGGACCACGACGAGCACATGCGTCCGGGCACCACCCTGGAGAGCCTGGGCAAGCTGAACTCCGCGTTCGCGGGCCTGGGCGCCATGGGCGGCTTCGACGACGTGGCGCTGCAGAAGTACCACTACGTCGAGAAGATCGACCACGTCCACCACGGTGGCAACAGCTCGGGCATCGTCGACGGCGCCGCCCTGGTGCTGATCGGTTCCGAGGCTGCCGGCAAGTCGCAGGGCCTGACCCCGCGCGCCCGCATCGTGGCCACCGCCACCAGCGGTGCCGACCCGGTCATCATGCTGACCGGCCCGACCCCGGCCACCAAGAAGGTGCTGGACCGTGCCGGCCTGACGGTCGATGACATCGACCTGTTCGAGATCAACGAGGCCTTCGCCTCGGTCGTCCTGAAGTTCCAGAAGGACCTGAACATCCCGGACGAGAAGCTGAACGTCAACGGTGGCGCCATCGCGATGGGCCACCCGCTGGGCGCCACCGGCGCCATGATCACCGGAACCATGGTCGACGAGCTCGAGCGCCGCGGTGCCAAGCGTGCGCTGGTCACGCTGTGTATCGGCGGCGGCATGGGCGTGGCCACCATCATCGAGCGCGTCTAG
- a CDS encoding bifunctional 2-polyprenyl-6-hydroxyphenol methylase/3-demethylubiquinol 3-O-methyltransferase UbiG, which translates to MSSRQRLFRVFYRLGFTPWDGHPLATSLRELVEGDGALTPGTALDIGCGTGDNALYLAGLGWDVTGIDYVATAVQKARAKAAKRDVTAPGAVRFDQADATRLTGQGIGADFTLIVDNGCLHGMSADDRDAYVGEVTAVAAADARLLIVAFVPGASFGVPGIDPAEVERRFALGWTLLDSGDEPGLDHNGKNPARYYLFARRRT; encoded by the coding sequence ATGTCCTCCCGACAGCGACTGTTCCGGGTCTTCTACCGGCTCGGATTCACCCCGTGGGACGGGCATCCACTGGCCACCAGTCTGCGCGAGCTGGTCGAGGGTGACGGTGCCCTGACGCCGGGCACCGCGCTCGACATCGGCTGCGGCACCGGCGACAACGCGTTGTATCTGGCCGGGCTCGGCTGGGACGTCACCGGCATCGACTACGTCGCGACGGCGGTGCAGAAGGCGCGGGCCAAGGCCGCCAAGCGGGACGTCACGGCGCCGGGCGCGGTGCGGTTCGACCAGGCCGATGCCACCCGGCTCACCGGGCAGGGCATCGGCGCCGATTTCACGCTGATCGTCGACAACGGGTGCCTGCACGGCATGAGCGCGGACGACCGTGACGCTTACGTCGGCGAGGTGACGGCGGTCGCCGCCGCGGACGCGCGCCTGCTGATCGTCGCGTTCGTGCCGGGCGCCTCGTTCGGGGTGCCGGGGATCGATCCGGCCGAGGTGGAGCGGCGCTTCGCGCTCGGGTGGACGCTGCTCGACAGCGGTGACGAGCCGGGCTTGGACCACAACGGAAAGAACCCGGCGCGGTACTACTTGTTCGCCCGGCGCCGTACCTGA
- a CDS encoding TIGR03618 family F420-dependent PPOX class oxidoreductase, which translates to MTDLSAFAELSARDHGLVVLNTLRGDGSIQSSVVNAGVLPHPTTGEPVVALVAIGSTRKLRNLRADPRTSVVAHAGWQWLTVEGTAEVIGPDDTDAETLRVLLRNVFTAAGGTHDDWDTYDRVMRDEGRAAVLISPTRVYSNPAR; encoded by the coding sequence ATGACCGACCTGTCTGCATTCGCCGAGCTGTCCGCGCGGGATCACGGGCTGGTTGTGCTGAACACGCTGCGTGGTGACGGCAGCATCCAGTCGTCGGTGGTCAATGCCGGCGTGCTGCCACATCCGACGACCGGGGAGCCGGTCGTGGCGCTCGTCGCCATCGGATCAACCCGCAAGCTGCGCAATCTGCGGGCCGACCCGCGCACTTCGGTCGTCGCGCACGCGGGGTGGCAGTGGTTGACGGTCGAAGGCACGGCGGAGGTCATCGGGCCTGACGACACCGATGCCGAGACGCTGAGGGTGTTGTTGCGCAACGTCTTTACCGCCGCCGGCGGCACCCACGACGACTGGGACACGTACGACCGCGTCATGCGGGACGAGGGCCGCGCCGCGGTGCTCATCTCACCGACGCGGGTGTACTCGAACCCCGCACGCTGA
- a CDS encoding pyridoxamine 5'-phosphate oxidase family protein, protein MALSKDEREQFLAEPHIGALSVNAGPDRGPLTLPIWYQYSPGGKLWLLTGLGSRKHKLIEAAGHVSLMAERLEPTVRYVAVDGPVLSIETGTDEQLVEMAERYLGKEKAPAYLEIARREHGPSVTVTVDPKHWLSADLGAL, encoded by the coding sequence ATGGCCCTTTCCAAGGATGAACGCGAACAATTTCTGGCCGAACCACACATCGGGGCACTGTCGGTCAACGCCGGCCCGGACCGCGGTCCCCTGACGTTGCCGATCTGGTACCAATACAGCCCCGGCGGCAAGCTCTGGCTGCTCACCGGGCTCGGCTCCCGTAAACACAAGCTGATCGAGGCGGCCGGGCACGTGTCGCTGATGGCCGAGCGGCTGGAGCCGACGGTCCGCTACGTCGCGGTCGACGGCCCGGTGCTCAGCATCGAGACCGGCACCGATGAACAGCTGGTCGAGATGGCCGAGCGGTACCTCGGCAAGGAGAAGGCCCCGGCCTACCTCGAGATCGCCCGGCGCGAGCACGGCCCCAGCGTGACCGTCACCGTCGACCCGAAGCACTGGCTGTCGGCCGACCTCGGGGCGCTGTGA
- a CDS encoding PPOX class F420-dependent oxidoreductase — protein MGELSDDVIAFLSEGTRTAVLGWVAADGRPLAAPVWFVVDGGELVFNTGKDTAKGRALARDPRVVLCVDDTSPPFSFVQIQGVAAISEDPDELLDIATRTGGRYMGADRAEEYGRRNGVPGELVVRVKPTKVIAAFDVAD, from the coding sequence ATGGGCGAACTTTCTGACGATGTGATCGCGTTTCTGTCCGAGGGCACGCGCACCGCGGTGCTCGGCTGGGTGGCGGCCGACGGCCGGCCGCTGGCCGCACCCGTGTGGTTCGTGGTGGACGGCGGCGAGCTGGTGTTCAACACCGGCAAGGACACCGCCAAGGGTCGGGCGTTGGCCCGCGACCCACGCGTGGTGCTGTGCGTCGACGACACGTCCCCGCCCTTTTCGTTCGTCCAAATTCAGGGCGTCGCGGCGATCAGTGAGGACCCCGACGAGCTGCTCGACATCGCCACGCGTACCGGCGGCCGCTACATGGGCGCTGACCGCGCCGAGGAATACGGCCGCCGCAACGGTGTCCCCGGCGAGCTGGTGGTCCGGGTCAAACCGACGAAAGTCATTGCCGCATTTGACGTGGCGGATTGA
- a CDS encoding MarR family winged helix-turn-helix transcriptional regulator, whose protein sequence is MGRPQISTATVRRGLSAARVKLTAPEAMRPVLNLMKGADPAKDVSAARLGLSLLWLADDVIAAVNRKLERVNISEAKLDVLMIFAAQLAQPEAEWTVRQTPSGIAEYFGITKASATGLIDWLENRKLVTRTRHATDRRSTPVRITPEGEKLVAEALPVLEQACGGLIDVLSERERRDLQRILDKLWIHVKAPQATDCGT, encoded by the coding sequence ATGGGCCGGCCACAGATCAGCACCGCCACCGTTCGCCGCGGCCTCTCGGCCGCCCGGGTCAAACTCACGGCGCCGGAGGCCATGCGGCCCGTGCTCAACCTCATGAAGGGTGCCGATCCGGCGAAGGACGTCAGTGCGGCCCGGCTGGGACTGTCCCTGCTGTGGCTGGCCGACGACGTCATCGCCGCGGTGAACCGCAAGCTCGAACGCGTCAACATCTCGGAAGCCAAGCTCGATGTCCTGATGATCTTCGCGGCACAGCTCGCCCAACCAGAAGCCGAATGGACTGTCCGCCAGACCCCCAGCGGGATCGCCGAGTACTTCGGCATCACCAAGGCCAGCGCCACCGGTCTCATCGACTGGCTGGAGAACCGGAAGCTGGTCACCCGGACCCGGCATGCCACCGACCGCCGCAGCACACCGGTCCGCATCACACCCGAAGGGGAAAAGCTTGTCGCCGAAGCGCTTCCGGTCCTCGAGCAGGCGTGCGGCGGGCTCATCGACGTGCTGAGCGAGCGCGAGCGCCGGGACCTGCAGCGCATCCTCGACAAACTGTGGATTCACGTGAAGGCACCCCAGGCGACAGACTGCGGCACCTGA
- a CDS encoding FAD-dependent monooxygenase, whose amino-acid sequence MKVLISGASIAGPVLAYWLSRNGFDVTVVERAPALRKTGGHAVDLFRPAMEISERMGVLDRIEARATGTTALTLNRPPRTRWTHIDYVKLIGAMSDRHVEIMRDDLSQAYYDAVRDDAEFRFGDQITSITDAGEVTFEQGAPERYDLVIGADGLHSGVRQLTFGDRAREVFLGGYLAVVSVPKMLAPKGEMSGYLAPRKIAMVYSADHLEDARAVFMFRTDEPLDYHYRDIAAQQRHLRAAFAGLVPEVDHWLREVDHTPAFYFDAITQLEMSTWSRGRVTLVGDAGYCPGPAVGGSTSLAVYGAYVLAHALSAARGDHTAAFAAYERTMAAPVAGSRTMARVNARTIVPGSDWGARTLVGVARTISVLPRGLTGRLARLNAKGVRLYDTMPLPD is encoded by the coding sequence ATGAAGGTGCTCATCTCCGGCGCCAGCATCGCCGGCCCGGTACTGGCGTACTGGCTGTCCCGGAACGGATTCGACGTGACGGTGGTCGAACGCGCACCGGCCCTGCGCAAGACCGGCGGCCATGCCGTCGACCTGTTCCGTCCGGCCATGGAAATCTCCGAACGCATGGGCGTGTTGGACCGCATCGAGGCCCGTGCCACCGGGACGACCGCCCTCACGCTCAACCGTCCACCCCGCACCCGGTGGACCCACATCGACTACGTCAAGCTCATCGGGGCCATGTCCGACCGGCACGTCGAGATCATGCGTGACGACCTGAGCCAGGCGTACTACGACGCCGTCCGCGACGACGCCGAGTTCCGCTTCGGGGACCAGATCACGTCGATCACCGACGCCGGTGAGGTGACGTTCGAGCAGGGCGCGCCGGAGCGCTACGACCTGGTGATCGGCGCTGACGGTCTCCACTCGGGGGTCCGGCAGCTGACCTTCGGAGATCGGGCGCGTGAAGTGTTTCTGGGCGGCTATCTGGCGGTGGTGTCGGTGCCGAAAATGCTTGCGCCCAAAGGTGAGATGAGCGGGTACCTGGCACCGCGGAAGATCGCCATGGTGTACAGCGCCGACCACCTCGAGGATGCCCGGGCGGTGTTCATGTTTCGCACCGACGAGCCGCTGGACTACCACTACCGCGACATCGCAGCTCAGCAGCGCCACCTGCGGGCGGCGTTCGCCGGCCTGGTTCCCGAAGTCGACCATTGGCTGCGCGAGGTGGACCACACCCCGGCGTTCTACTTCGACGCCATCACCCAACTGGAGATGAGCACCTGGTCGCGGGGGCGGGTCACGTTGGTCGGTGACGCGGGGTATTGCCCCGGCCCTGCTGTCGGCGGGAGCACGAGCCTGGCGGTGTACGGCGCATACGTCTTGGCCCACGCGTTGTCCGCGGCTCGCGGCGATCACACTGCCGCGTTCGCCGCCTACGAGCGCACCATGGCCGCGCCGGTGGCCGGCAGCCGCACCATGGCGCGCGTCAACGCCAGGACCATCGTGCCCGGATCTGATTGGGGCGCACGAACACTCGTCGGCGTCGCGCGGACCATCTCGGTGTTGCCGCGGGGCCTGACCGGGCGCCTGGCCCGGCTCAACGCGAAGGGCGTCCGGCTGTACGACACCATGCCGCTGCCCGACTGA
- a CDS encoding 3-hydroxyacyl-CoA dehydrogenase NAD-binding domain-containing protein, with the protein MAEKTIQWDKDADGIVTLTMDDPTGSANVMNEHYKESMHYAVQSLLAEKDSITGVVITSAKKTFFAGGDLKGMMKIGPDDAGEAFAMVEDIKADLRALETLGKPVVAAINGAALGGGLEIALACHHRIAADVRGSQIGLPEVTLGLLPGGGGVARTVRMFGIQKAFMEVLSQGTRFTPAKAQATGLVDELVDTVEELVPAAKAWIKANPEGGVQPWDVKGYKMPGGTPSSPGLAGILPSFPALLKKQLKGAPMPAPRAILDAAVEGAQVDFDTASRIESRYFTQLVTGQTAKNMIQAFFLDLQAINGGASRPEGIAKQEIKKIGVLGAGMMGAGIAYVSAKAGYEVVLKDVTQEAADKGKNYSEKLEAKALERGKTTQEKSDALLARITPTADPQDLKGVDFVIEAVFENQELKHKVFQEIEDIVEPNALLGSNTSTLPITGLATGVKRQEDFIGIHFFSPVDKMPLVEIIKGEKTSDEALARVFDYTLAIKKTPIVVNDSRGFFTSRVIGTFVNEALAMLGEGVAPASIEQAGSQAGYPAAPLQLSDELNLELMHKIAVATKEGVEAAGGTHVAHPAEAVVEKMIELGRPSRLKGAGFYEYVDGKRTQLWPGLKEAFNSGSTELPLQDMIDRMLFAEALETQKCIDEGVLTSTADANIGSIMGIGFPPYTGGSAQFIVGYQGELGVGKEAFVARAKELAAKYGDRFLPPASLES; encoded by the coding sequence ATGGCTGAGAAGACAATTCAGTGGGACAAGGATGCCGACGGCATCGTCACCCTGACCATGGACGACCCGACCGGTTCGGCCAACGTCATGAACGAGCACTACAAGGAGTCGATGCACTACGCGGTGCAGAGCCTGCTCGCCGAGAAGGACTCCATCACCGGTGTCGTCATCACCAGCGCGAAGAAGACCTTCTTCGCCGGCGGTGACCTCAAGGGCATGATGAAGATCGGCCCCGACGACGCCGGCGAGGCGTTCGCCATGGTCGAGGACATCAAGGCCGACCTGCGCGCCCTGGAGACCCTGGGCAAGCCCGTCGTGGCCGCCATCAACGGCGCCGCCCTCGGCGGCGGCCTGGAGATCGCCCTCGCGTGCCATCACCGCATCGCGGCGGACGTCCGCGGCAGCCAGATCGGCCTGCCCGAGGTCACCCTGGGCCTGCTGCCCGGCGGTGGCGGCGTCGCCCGCACCGTGCGCATGTTCGGCATCCAGAAGGCCTTCATGGAGGTCCTGAGCCAGGGCACCCGCTTCACCCCGGCCAAGGCGCAGGCCACCGGCCTGGTCGACGAGCTCGTCGACACCGTCGAGGAACTGGTGCCCGCCGCCAAGGCGTGGATCAAGGCCAACCCCGAGGGCGGCGTGCAGCCGTGGGACGTCAAGGGCTACAAGATGCCCGGTGGCACCCCGTCGAGCCCGGGCCTGGCCGGCATCCTGCCGTCGTTCCCGGCGCTGCTGAAGAAGCAGCTCAAGGGTGCTCCGATGCCCGCGCCGCGCGCCATCCTGGATGCCGCCGTCGAGGGTGCGCAGGTCGACTTCGACACGGCGTCGCGCATCGAGAGCCGCTACTTCACCCAGCTCGTCACCGGCCAGACCGCCAAGAACATGATCCAGGCGTTCTTCCTGGACCTGCAGGCCATCAACGGTGGCGCCTCGCGTCCCGAGGGCATCGCCAAGCAGGAGATCAAGAAGATCGGTGTGCTGGGCGCGGGCATGATGGGCGCCGGTATCGCCTACGTGTCGGCCAAGGCGGGCTACGAGGTCGTCCTCAAGGACGTCACGCAGGAAGCCGCTGACAAGGGCAAGAACTACTCCGAGAAGCTCGAGGCCAAGGCGCTCGAGCGTGGCAAGACCACGCAGGAGAAGTCCGACGCGCTGCTGGCCCGCATCACCCCGACCGCGGACCCGCAGGACCTCAAGGGCGTCGACTTCGTCATCGAGGCCGTGTTCGAGAACCAGGAACTCAAGCACAAGGTGTTCCAGGAGATCGAGGACATCGTCGAGCCCAACGCGCTGCTCGGCTCGAACACCTCCACCCTGCCGATCACCGGTCTGGCGACCGGCGTGAAGCGCCAGGAGGACTTCATCGGTATCCACTTCTTCTCGCCGGTCGACAAGATGCCGCTGGTGGAGATCATCAAGGGTGAGAAGACCTCCGACGAGGCGCTGGCCCGGGTGTTCGACTACACCCTCGCCATCAAGAAGACCCCGATCGTCGTCAACGACAGCCGCGGCTTCTTCACCTCGCGCGTGATCGGCACCTTCGTCAACGAGGCGCTGGCCATGCTGGGCGAGGGCGTCGCGCCCGCGTCCATCGAGCAGGCCGGTTCGCAGGCCGGTTACCCGGCTGCGCCGCTGCAGCTTTCGGATGAGCTCAACCTGGAGCTCATGCACAAGATCGCTGTCGCCACCAAGGAAGGCGTCGAGGCTGCCGGTGGCACCCACGTGGCGCACCCGGCCGAGGCTGTCGTCGAGAAGATGATCGAGCTCGGTCGCCCGTCGCGTCTGAAGGGCGCGGGCTTCTACGAGTACGTCGACGGCAAGCGCACCCAGCTGTGGCCGGGTCTGAAGGAAGCCTTCAACTCGGGTTCGACCGAACTGCCGCTGCAGGACATGATCGACCGCATGCTGTTCGCCGAGGCACTCGAGACCCAGAAGTGCATCGACGAGGGCGTGCTGACCTCGACCGCTGACGCGAACATCGGCTCGATCATGGGTATCGGCTTCCCGCCGTACACCGGTGGTTCGGCGCAGTTCATCGTCGGCTACCAGGGCGAGCTCGGTGTCGGCAAGGAGGCCTTCGTGGCCCGGGCCAAGGAACTGGCCGCCAAGTACGGCGACCGCTTCCTGCCGCCGGCGTCGCTGGAGAGCTAG
- a CDS encoding aldolase/citrate lyase family protein, which translates to MSDPHHRIPADALERIDTLLSRVDADLAARFPGVGPAAQPIHTVYVSAADATPDTPAQWGQAALELLDRHPEVFAELGDPTTVALVRDQLTAAPIADLRLDFEDGYGHRGDDVEDDDAARAAVTLPALGLSHSGIRIKGLTTAERRRALRTLELVLDAGAIDGFVFTVPKLRAAEQVTAAVWLCEALEAAHGLADHTLRFELQIESPQAVLGPDGTATLARAIHLADGRCSGLHYGTYDYSAACGIAPQHQALDHPVADHAKSVMQAAAAQTGVWIADGSTQVAPVGTEDQVVQAIRRHHRLVTRSLERGFYQGWDMHPGHLVTRWLATFTFFRAAMAAAAPRLQAYLDRTGGPIVDEPATAEALAAVVLRGLDCGAFGADDVLDVAPGATIDVLRNLKNRKLS; encoded by the coding sequence GTGTCGGACCCCCACCATCGCATCCCGGCAGATGCCCTCGAGCGCATCGACACCCTGTTGTCCCGCGTCGACGCCGACCTCGCGGCACGGTTTCCTGGGGTCGGCCCAGCCGCCCAGCCGATCCACACCGTCTATGTCAGCGCCGCCGACGCGACGCCCGATACTCCTGCACAGTGGGGGCAGGCGGCGCTCGAACTGCTGGACCGGCACCCGGAGGTCTTCGCCGAACTGGGCGACCCGACCACGGTGGCGTTGGTGCGCGACCAGCTCACCGCCGCTCCGATAGCCGACCTGCGGCTGGATTTCGAGGACGGCTACGGCCACCGCGGTGACGACGTGGAGGACGACGACGCAGCGCGGGCCGCGGTGACACTGCCCGCGCTCGGGTTGAGCCACAGCGGGATTCGGATCAAGGGGCTGACCACCGCCGAGCGCCGTCGCGCCCTGCGCACCCTCGAATTGGTACTCGACGCCGGCGCCATCGACGGATTCGTCTTCACCGTGCCCAAACTGCGTGCGGCAGAACAGGTCACGGCGGCGGTCTGGCTGTGTGAGGCGTTGGAGGCCGCACACGGCCTGGCCGATCACACGCTGCGCTTCGAGCTGCAGATCGAGAGCCCGCAGGCGGTACTGGGCCCCGACGGCACCGCGACCCTCGCCCGCGCGATCCACCTGGCCGATGGTCGATGCAGCGGATTGCATTACGGTACCTACGATTACAGCGCCGCCTGCGGTATCGCGCCGCAGCACCAGGCACTCGATCACCCGGTGGCCGACCACGCCAAGTCGGTGATGCAGGCAGCCGCCGCGCAGACCGGCGTCTGGATCGCCGACGGCTCGACGCAGGTGGCGCCGGTCGGCACCGAAGATCAAGTGGTGCAGGCGATCCGGCGCCATCACCGGCTCGTCACCCGGTCCCTCGAGCGCGGTTTCTACCAGGGTTGGGACATGCACCCCGGCCATCTCGTGACGCGCTGGCTGGCCACATTCACCTTCTTCCGTGCCGCCATGGCCGCCGCGGCGCCACGGCTGCAGGCCTACCTCGACCGCACCGGCGGTCCGATCGTCGACGAACCCGCGACCGCAGAGGCGTTGGCAGCCGTGGTGCTGCGTGGGCTGGACTGCGGCGCATTCGGCGCCGACGACGTCCTTGACGTCGCGCCTGGTGCCACCATCGACGTACTACGAAACCTCAAGAACCGAAAGCTGTCATGA
- a CDS encoding alpha/beta hydrolase — protein MTSAERIDDPTESSVPEPVTYAGPEWMGKANWHSVAESYLLRAVKPLLYLLTKLMLAINTRFPQVLLGRAYDGSERVTNWMPAVRGSRTEKIELPNCPAEWVWNETTPPVDGRVIIYFHGSAFIALGINSHRPLVSHIARDSRARALSVGYRLCPRNLVEDAVEDGVDAYRHVLAQGVKPENIVLAGDSAGGFIAAMTAVTVRDLGMAPPAGCVLLSAATDSDMTPKYEAAARVPDAMFPVDFLRMINEVFLLRNGGREATPSPVDADLRGLGPFLLQVGSEEALRPDSELLAERLAAAGVPVRLQVFDRAVHVFQAFAFSNPDARRAVGEVAEFVKAVA, from the coding sequence ATGACCAGTGCCGAACGGATCGACGATCCCACCGAGAGCTCTGTGCCCGAGCCCGTCACCTACGCGGGTCCGGAATGGATGGGTAAGGCCAACTGGCACTCGGTCGCCGAGTCCTACCTGCTGCGGGCCGTGAAGCCTCTGCTGTACCTGCTGACCAAGCTCATGCTGGCCATCAACACGCGATTCCCGCAGGTCCTGCTGGGCCGCGCGTACGACGGTTCCGAGCGGGTGACGAACTGGATGCCCGCGGTGCGGGGATCGCGCACCGAGAAGATCGAGCTGCCCAATTGCCCGGCGGAATGGGTCTGGAACGAGACCACCCCGCCGGTCGACGGTCGCGTCATCATCTACTTCCACGGTTCGGCGTTCATCGCGCTCGGCATCAACAGCCACCGGCCGCTGGTGAGCCACATCGCCCGGGACAGCCGCGCGCGGGCCCTGAGCGTGGGCTACCGGCTCTGCCCGCGCAACCTCGTCGAGGACGCGGTCGAGGACGGCGTCGACGCCTACCGCCACGTGCTGGCGCAGGGCGTGAAGCCCGAGAACATCGTCCTGGCCGGTGACTCGGCCGGCGGCTTCATCGCGGCGATGACGGCCGTGACGGTGCGCGACCTCGGCATGGCGCCGCCCGCCGGGTGCGTGCTCCTCTCGGCTGCCACCGACAGCGACATGACGCCGAAATACGAAGCCGCGGCCCGTGTTCCGGACGCGATGTTCCCGGTCGACTTCCTCCGGATGATCAATGAGGTCTTCCTGCTGCGCAACGGCGGGCGCGAAGCGACCCCGTCCCCGGTCGATGCCGACCTGCGCGGCCTCGGCCCGTTCCTGCTGCAGGTGGGTTCGGAAGAGGCGCTGCGCCCCGACTCGGAGCTGCTGGCCGAGCGCCTCGCGGCGGCGGGCGTGCCGGTGCGGCTGCAGGTCTTCGACCGCGCCGTCCACGTCTTCCAGGCCTTCGCCTTCTCGAACCCCGACGCCCGTCGTGCGGTCGGCGAGGTCGCGGAGTTCGTGAAGGCCGTCGCCTGA
- the alc gene encoding allantoicase, which produces MTESLPDFTWLPDLALRSLGGAVIWANDEVFAEKENLISPGPSQYRPASFGHKGQIYDGWETRRRRDAGHDTAIVRLGVPGVIRGVVVDTAWFKGNYPPAVSVDAIEVDGYPTAEQLAADPGWVPLIERSRVYGDTRNNFEVSSEQRWTHVRLNIFPDGGVARLRVHGEGRPDKRFLGVGPVDLAALENGGLVLDASNRFYSSPQNLIFPGQAQVMGDGWETARRRDDANDWVRIRLAGPGRVRLAEIDTSYFIGNSPGAAALTGLRADGQWIDLLPRTDLLPDTRHRFLIDTADVVSEARLDIYPDGGLARLRLFGDLA; this is translated from the coding sequence ATGACTGAATCACTGCCCGATTTCACCTGGTTGCCGGACCTCGCGCTGCGGAGCCTCGGCGGCGCGGTCATCTGGGCGAACGACGAAGTGTTCGCCGAGAAGGAGAACCTCATCTCCCCCGGCCCCTCGCAATATCGGCCGGCATCGTTCGGACACAAGGGCCAGATCTACGACGGGTGGGAGACCCGGCGACGCCGCGACGCCGGCCACGACACGGCCATCGTGCGGCTCGGGGTGCCGGGTGTCATCCGCGGCGTGGTGGTCGACACCGCATGGTTCAAGGGCAACTACCCGCCGGCCGTCTCGGTCGACGCCATCGAGGTCGACGGCTACCCCACAGCCGAACAACTGGCCGCGGACCCCGGCTGGGTTCCACTCATCGAGCGCTCGCGCGTGTATGGCGACACCCGCAACAATTTCGAGGTGTCCTCGGAACAGCGCTGGACGCATGTGCGGCTCAACATCTTTCCCGACGGCGGGGTGGCGCGACTCCGCGTGCACGGGGAAGGCCGCCCGGACAAGCGATTCCTCGGCGTCGGCCCCGTCGACCTGGCGGCGCTGGAGAACGGCGGTCTGGTGCTCGACGCCTCGAATCGCTTCTACAGCTCACCGCAGAATCTCATCTTCCCCGGACAAGCACAGGTGATGGGCGACGGCTGGGAAACCGCCCGCCGTCGCGACGACGCCAACGACTGGGTACGTATCCGACTGGCCGGACCCGGCCGGGTGCGACTCGCCGAGATCGACACGTCCTACTTCATCGGCAACAGCCCAGGGGCCGCGGCCCTGACCGGACTGCGCGCCGACGGGCAGTGGATCGATCTGCTGCCCCGCACCGACCTGCTGCCCGACACGCGGCACCGCTTCCTCATCGACACCGCTGACGTGGTGTCCGAGGCCCGACTGGACATCTACCCGGACGGCGGGCTGGCCCGGCTGCGGCTGTTCGGGGACCTCGCGTGA